ACgctgttttaagttttttttttatatcgataAGTAATATAGTACCTTCAAACGATAATATGTGTTGCAATTTATATTCTATCTATAAAAgcaataaactaattaaagaTTCACTGAACACTTCTTAGTTATCAAAATTCCGTTGTATCACTTACTTAGTAGCTAGTACGATTGAAGTCGAATAAATCATAATAGTTTCATTGTTGtttgagatattttaataacattaagcTAGAAAATGTATAAGAGATTTGTGGTAATTTAAAACGAATGCGCCAATTCTTACTATAACGTACTCATCAGTAAACAAAGATTTGCATCGAACATCTTCGTGTGAATTCCAGACGAGGAGTTGTCCAATTTTCCGAAGCTGTTTCATTTGGACGACTATGACAGATGTCTGGCGAAGAAGAACGGTGTCTACTGCCTCGGATCCTTCGAGCTGACTCCTGATGTGCAGCCTAATCCTACATATGACTTACTTAAGGTACCAgctaatatacatatgtaggtaaATACATACGCTAAACGTTTAGGTGCCAATTTCTTGCAAGCAATACCTCTGgtacttatccagaagtagtGAAACTCTTAGACTTCACACAAATGTTCAGAAAGTACGGAGCTAAggtttttttcaaattcatCTAGTCTCACTACTAACTTCGTTTGCATACATTCATGCCAACTATTTCTATAGTGACAGAAAGACTTTCGAACttctaatattagtaggtaggtattagtAATTATTTCCGGGACACAACGACATGACCTATGAAAAGCATTATTGACGTCAATCATAGTAATCGTATGCAAAGTAATGGACGAATGACATAATATTGTACCTAACTACTTAGGaaactttattaattgatttaGCCCTTAGGTatctatttacatatattatatacctatttacatACATCAGGGTCGCCCAAAATAATTCAAGTGCAAGTACAGAAAGGCACGACAATTAATTGTCTTCACTTGTTAGACAGTAGTATTCAGTCGTATATAAACGTGTTGTTTAATGTGACAGAACCAAAAATATGGTTGTGGGCATCTGTTATTCCGGAAAGTCGGTAgtatcgagtatcaaaagtttgacatttaaaatgtactgcattTTTTTTCCTACGGCGccagctagaggcgctgatcagatattcctataatatttcttgatggctagccggttgtagatagaagtagagaatcgcgctactgtgtgtataatttaacaaaaaaattaaataaatacaggaATACTCCGACAAAAGGCACTTCAATCGGACACGTATACACCGTGGTTACTGCGTCAGCTCGCGTTGCCCAAATCTTTTGAGTAACAATGCTTCCCTACGCTTCGAGCGCTGCGTGGACGAGTGGGCTCAAGCCCGCACGCTGCGCGCTTCGATCAACAAGCTCCACTACTGCCGCACGCACGCTGACAAGCATGCTGTACCACCGATGACGGATGCACAGCGACTCTTCCTACAATGCGTCGTCGCTATAGTCGCCTTGAATATCATTGGAACTATTTATGACGTCTACATGGGTGACGAACCAGAAAGTAAGTTCCTACTCGAAACATTTCTTGCATCCTAAGTACTCATCAGTCTACCTTGTAATACTTTGATGTAAAAGCAGAAGCTAACATCAAAATTtcataggtatttttttataattttatgataataatctCAGAAGAGTAAAAATCTAGTCTTACCACTTATTGATATTTTCAGAGAACAAACTAATAACGGCTTTTTCCATTCCCGCAAATTGGAGAAGACTTTCAGTGATTCACGAAGGTGGAGACCCTCGACTCACAGCTCTTATTCCAGTCAACGGGGTCAGGTAaactttatctatttattttataggtaatctaattaataatttaatttataggtaATCTATTTTATAGGTAACTTATGTACCAAATTAATAAAAGctcaaaaaaaacaatactatcAGGATAAACTAGAAAAAAGTAGCAACAATATTAAGGAAACTTGGAAAACTATAAAGGAAATATGTAACATTAATAAAAGTAGAGATTCACCACAGGAGCTTTTGAAAACGTCACATACACCAGTAGATTcactaaataatgtaaattcCTATTTCACAACGGTTGGAAGTACTTTAGCAAACAATATCCTTCTCAAAATGAACAAAAGTGACAAGGAATTAGCATCACAGGCAAGGTCTAGTCACGCGCCTACACACTCTATGTCGTTTTATCCTACAGATGCCGACGaaatttctaatataattcTTGGTTTAAAGCCACACACTGCACCGGGTTGGGACAAAATAACATCTGatatactaaaacaaaatatattatctattataCACCCCGttgcatttttatgtaatttaagttTGGAAACTGGCGTTTTTCCAtctctttttaaaaaagctGTAGTTTGTCCAATTTATAAAGCAGGTCAGAGAGATTTGCCTACAAATTATAGACCTATTTCACTTCTTTCAACGCTGGCCAAAGTATTAGAAAAGGTAGTTAATAAAAGAACAACATCGTTTCTCGAAAGTAATAACATCTTACATAGTAATCAGTTTGGATTTAGAAGGGGAAAGTCTACGGAAGATGCTGTGCTCAAATTAGTAGAACAAGTGACTACGAACATGGATAAGGGTCTGAAGTGTTTGGGTGTGTTTCTAGATTTACAAAAAGCCTTTGATACGGTTTCGATTCCAATCCTTTTGACTAGACTTGAGAACATCGGGATACGTGATATAGTTCTAGAATGGTTTAAAAATTACCTGTCTGGCAGAAATCAAGTCGTCCGGGTAGACTGCTACGTTAGTAATAATGCCTCATGCACCTATGGAGTACCTCAGGGCAGTATACTTGGACCAACGCTTTTACTGTGCTATATAAATGACCTCGCAAATGTTAACTTACCTGGCATGAATCTTATGATGTTTGCTGATGATACAGTGTTACTATTTCATGATAAAACTTGGAACACCGTAACAAAACTAGCCGAAATAGGACTATCAACTGTAACTACATGGTTAGAAGATAGTCTCCTATCGCTTAAtgtaagtaaaacaaaatatatgtattttaataaatcacgCATCACCAAGTCAGAGAACCTAGAACTAAAAATCCATACCTTTCCTTGTAACCGCATAATTAGTAACACCAACTGCAGCTGTTCCACTTTGTCCCAAGTATCCAACATTAAATACCTAGGCGTAATAATAGATAATGAACTTACCTGGTTACCCCACTTGACCACACTTGCCTCTAGAATTAAGAAACTTATCTATATACTAAAAAATCTACGGGATGTAGCCAACATCAAAACACTAATACAGACCTATCGTGCGTTATGCGAGTGCTTGATTAGATACTGTATTTGTGCATGGGGCGGTGCTGGCAAGACACATTTACTAATTGTAGAAAGAGCACAACGCGTCCTGTTAAAAGTCCTAATGCGCCTACCATATCGGCACCCGACAACTGACCTATATGAAGTGACTGGCGTTTTATcagtaagaaaaacatttatttatgaaagcCTTAGAAGATATCATAAAGTTACAGTACCACATCTACCACCCTCTACAAAACGAGTCGATCGTTGTCCTGTGCCTTCTGTTAGCACCTCCTTTGCACAAAAACAGTACTCTTTCCTAGCTCctacaatatataataaaattgctaaGTACTATAAAggcaataacataaaaacaattaacaataataaatttaaaaaaatcgttataCAATGGTTGGAAAAAATGAATTACATAGATGctgagaaaatattaatttctcaaTATCACAATACTTGAACTACAGACTagatattatacctacataatatatatatatatatatatatatatatatatctatgtatatatttcacatcacatacacacacacacacacacacacacatacacatgcACGCACGCACACAAACGCGCACGTACACACACACGCATACACTCACACACccgcacacacacactcacacacacacacaaacacacacaaacataataatgtttttgattaagtttatagttatagttttatgttcataatattttcttaatactcTTTctgttttatgacaaaatattgtcatgttaataaataagggtgaagacactggcatctgtaacacagcttcggctagcatagatgtcaggacaatgtatggatattgtaacagattttatgacaataaaatatttttgattttttttttttttttgaatctCGTAAAGAAAACTAACTGGTGCTTTATCCATAGAAAAGTCTTTAAGCCAATTCTTATTGCCAAGTGTAGTTGCACGAACTGTCCATACGATGCAACGTGGTTTATTACGGCCGATATTACTTTtcacttatttattacaatatattttgtacattttccaGGGTAATTTCGATGGCATTCACAACGTTCGCACACGCTAACGTTTTTCATTCCTGTTTTTACACACTCAATCCGGAGTATTTAGAAAAGGTAAAGTAAAATGCTCATGTCAGCTGAATATATTATCTGTTAACACAACTAAATCCAAAGCCATATATCATACACtacctgacccgcgcaacttcgcttgcgtcactgaagagaatgggtcaaaattttccccgttttcgtaacatttttcgttgctactccgctcctaatgaccgtagcgtgatgttatatagcctatagccttcctcgataaataggctatctaacactgaaagaatttttcaaatcggacccgtagttcctgagattagcgcggtcaaacaaagaaacaaacaaactcttcagctttataatattagtatagataactacattataaaaatacgaGTATGAGTATTCCAAAAAGCGTAAATCGAACTTTTATCACCagaggtttttttttctcttatttCTCTTAACGATAGATACGTATTGACTCCGTCTTTCATATATGCttaaattaaactgtttttataatatttttgtccaGCAAAGCCAACGGCTTGACGCCGCATTTCTAGCTGGTGGTACAGCACTTATGCAGATGTTAGCTGCGTTGGCTTGTTTCTTCACCGCCTACAACCTTCTTATATTCTCTCAAAAAAGAGATTTAACCTTCAACATGTTGCCGTTATGTTTACTGAAAAGGATTATAAGGTAAATTATAGGactctttataaaaatatattagtcaGAGTCGAATCCGTAGGTACGATGGTTTGATtctatattttcaaagatttccACATACATGGACTAAACTGAGTATCTATATCTATTAAACGATGGTTTAACACTCTATCTTAACTTCTATTCAACAGGATATCGCCTGTGCACATATTTTTGGTCGGATTCGCAGCCACATGGTGGCCGCACTTAAGAGACGGACCACTCGTCTCAACGACGATTGGCATAGAAAGCGCCGCTTGCCAAAAGAAATTCTGGTATCACGTTTTCTACGTCAACAATGCTGTGGATAAAACTGATTACTGTATAGCGCCAACTTGGTAAGTACGAGCTGCATACCGTATTGTATGAACTACTTACAGTATTGTATTTACTGTATCGACCGTGGGGATGCATATTCGTGCAATGTAATAATAAGTTTGATTTTATGAAGTGTGAATTTTTTATCTTGCATATTCCACAAATTTGACAGTGGAGAGTTAAACATTTCCCTGACTGTGTTACTTGACTTGTATGGTCTACTGATTGTGTTGGATGCAGTGTATACCTACCCTAAACTTTCCTCTAAACCTTCGAAATTTTAAGCTAACAGCAGTAATGAGCATTGACTTAATACAGAATATTTTTGCTTCAGGTTTTTGGCCGTAGACTTTCACTTGTATATTTTAGCATGCAGCCTAACTTTACTCCTGTGGCGTCAAAGATGCAGAGCATTGAAATTATATGTGGTTCTTTTCTTCGCTTCGTGTATTTTCTGCGGAATCGTCGCCTATTTCAAAGAGtttaaagcatttatttattttgctattcCTGAGTAAGTTAccgcttttgttttgtttattctgtGTTTTGGCTATTACCTACAGCTGTAAAATAATCCAGATTACCGTGATGTCTTCATAGCGTTACCATTGGGTACTTGaattactataaaaaactaaaataggcTTTTAAGTTTTATCACCAGATAAATTTACTTACCCAATTTGTACCCTCACAGAAGCATACGTCAAATATTCCGTAACGAACCGTCATTCACGAGCTTCTATTTGTCGTCATGGAGCTCGATACCATCATGCTTCGTGGGGCTTATATTAGCCCACATACAGTTTGAACTGGATGAGAAACGCATCAAGTTAAACGACTACAAAGTAAGTAGGAGGTTATAGTTACTGTTTCAATCAGGCATGCCATTGGCGAGATTGGAGAGTTTCGttggaaaaatactttttttaaagtgttaatattcctgtgtaaataataaagaatcaatttaggtacttacatattttctacggcatgtttaatttattatataacaaatatttttaaagacatcgtGCACCTgcctatattatattttgggacaataattttataaaatcgattaataattttaaacacgAAAGATTCATTGTCCTATCACAGTACCTAAAAGACACTCGCAGCCAATAATTTAAGAATGGAGAGTAGATAGAGCTTTTCCTGTCTAATATCTACTGTTACTGATATGAttactatgtttttattttcagtggTTTAGATACCTCCACCACTTCACCTTTCCGTTCTTATTTATATGGCAGTTATCAGGACAACTCGCTCGCAACATCAGCTCGCCTATTTTCTCGGCCGTCTACGTAGCTTTCGACAGACCATTCTATTGCATTTTAGGGGGCATAACTTTGCTTGGATTGGTCAACGTTGACGGTGAGTCCATCTATCTATTTGATGCCAGAACTCAGAACAATATCATATAAGTAATCAGTTTGTTGCTAGTACGTGTTGCagttaagttaaaatttaataagattcatttattcctatttttttttaatcaatgaCGGGTAGGGTTCCTATTTATTTCCTACCCACGTTTTtgaggtaggtacctacctacctaccaaaATAATCGCTTAATATATTCTGAACACAGGTCCTTTGCGAAAGTTTTTCGGTTGGAGTGGCTGGACTAAATTGGCGCGGGTTTCTTTAACAGTGATGATGTTTCACTGGTGCATAAACATGATGATTGCCGCGAGGCCCGTTGCTTACGGAACGTCTTTCTTGGACATGGTCAGTAACTCAGTATCAATCACCTAAACTTTCATACCTGCTTAAAATTAGTTTcgttacaaacatttttttttcaattatatagttttaaatttcaaattatattacagactcttttttttaatatatactaatattataaagctgaagagtttgtttgtttctttgtttgactgtttgtttgtttgtttggacgcgctaatctctgaaactactggtccgatttgaaaaattatttcagtgttagttagcccatttcccgaggaaggctataggctatatatcatcacgctacgaccaataggagcagagtaccagtaaaaaatgttaacaaaacggggaaaattttgacccgttctctcttatgtgacgcaagcgaagttgcgcgggtcagctagtttataactAGCTATAATGTAATAGTATAATGtacctcccacattacgggaggagacctttgcgcAGCTGTGAGttaataatgggttaaatttattttattatattatgtatgatgtACTACATAGTTATCTCTTATATCCCGCCCTTGTTCTGGGAGAAAAAAACAGTCTAACAGAGCAGTAGGGCAGTAATGgttattctttaatattatttaagtatgtaaatTTTTGTGTGTTACAGACCGTGGACTGGATAGCgacaaattttattacttatgtactggCTATTCCTATTACGATTATGTTGGAAATACCAATGCAAAAGTTCTTGggattattgatattttaataaaaatattagagaaCACTATGAtgtattttttgacatttttttttataaagaatagcAGTAGGTGCCTTCGTAAAAAGAAGtgggtataatatttttatagaataacaaattttattattattaacaaaaataaacctaatagtATTGAGggttaaagatttttattaggCAGTTTGTTAAACGAGAGGGGAAAACCGGTCATTTAGGAGAACTCctataaatattgaagaaatcttGATTAATTGAAAGGAAAcatgcttttatttctttttctcatacctataaattactgcatttaaagatttttataaatgccCATAAGAGTAAGGAATTGAAACCGTATAAATAAAAGTCCCACAAAGTAACAGTAtatcttaaaactaaaattcacgaaagttttataattttctgtgaaatatcctatgtttttgtaacaaactGCTTCTGCCGATTCACGGATATAAGGCCTAAGTTTCAAATTTTGCATTTTGACGTCAGTTTTATCGaaagttagaaaaaaaaacgtcaGCCATTTTGATTTCTCCTGTCTCTTGACAGGCCGGTGTAAGAAGAATTAACTCGGTTTTATTCTTCTACACCACGTTTTTGACGCCAAATTTGTGTTAATGAAGTGAAAAGTGAAGTGCACATAATGGCGCGATACGGTCAGAGACCGGAGAATGCCCTCAAACGGGCCAATGGTTAGTACAGATTCTATAATGATACCACGTTGCATGTGGAATTGACCTTAGTATGTCCACTATATCAATTAAATCTACTCGTATGTTACTTATAATGAATCATGGATATTGGTTAGGATGCATATATAACTGCACAAGCATGACAACTGATCTATACCTATAAGTTGAAAATAACCAAATAGTAAGAAACTCGCTTACACACGTCTTTGCGTAACAGCGTCACTATCGCAAGATAACCTGTAGTCCACTCGTTAAATGCCACGGCTCTATTCCTACCAAGGTGGCATGAAATAGGTATATAAttgtattagtaaataataagcGGAGCTTTTGTTGtgtttattgaaaactttataaataatttacttccCCAAACGCTAAAAGTCTCCACATTTATTACCAATCATATGTCGTCTAAAACATACTGAGAAATATTATGTCTATATAATATGGCACTGTTTACCTTGCtcatttttaatttctaataatgtGTTTATGTCGTCATTGGCATTTTcatgttaataatgttattggTTTTAGTTTCATAGCAAGTTTTTTAGTTCTTTATCAGTTGgttatttaccaaatttttatattagtgGTCATGTTTTTAATATGAACATTCTTCAAtcctttgatataaataaaatttatttgatacCAATCAATGATTGATGATTTCTCATGAAATTATGTTATCAACAGAGTTTATGGACTTGGACAAGCCTGCAAGAGCCTTAGACACCTTGCAAGAAGTGTTCCGTAACAAAAAATGGGCGTACAACTGGTCCGAGTCGGTCCTGGAGCCGATCATGTTCAAGTATTTGGAACTTTGTGTGGACCTACGCAAGTCACACATTGCCAAAGAAGGCTTGTTTCAATACAGAAACATGTTCCAATCAGTCAATGTTGGCTCACTGGAACAAGTTATAAGGTAAATGAGCTTTACTTTGTTATATAATGTATAGTGTctttgctatattttatttaaattgttgtcagaaatattttttttgtattgtggtaaaagatttttaattttaagcaaagtatttcttttatgccatatatttattgttacattgttctctggtctctgcctattcCCATGTGATCAAGGCAtaactttatgtttttttgtatgtatatagaaaaatattttaaacttattctGTTTATCAATAGAGGATATTTACGTATGGCTGAAGAACGCACGGAGGCGGCTCGAGCCCAGTCAACGCAAGCAGTCATTGACACTGATGACTTGGACAATCTTGCCACTCCTGAGAGCATCCTGCTCAGTGCTGTATCTGGAGAGGATGCACAGGATCGATCAGATAGAACTATTTTGACACCATGggtgtgtattatttaaaaaataatttattgatcccctttaaatatttactaagaaaTCTAGACTCAAGAAATGTTTAAAGTTATGTCTTATGACTTATGACAGATTGTCCATACTTTTGGAATTTTTTAAGAAGAACAAAAAGTAGTTACTTCAGAATGTACAGGTAAAAGGTCAGATCAATCTATATgagtcataaatattttgttcacatcactacattaataaaaaacaaacttgttTACAACATGTATGTATCAACATTGTTCTTTTTTAGGTCAAATTTTTATGGGAGTCATACTGCCAGTGCTTGGAGCTGTTGCGTACAAATGCTCATGTTGAGACCCTGTACCATGACATTGCTCGCATGGCCTTCCAGTTCTGTCTCAAGTACTCTCGCAAGACTGAGTTCAGGAAACTCTGCGACAAGCTCAGGAAACATCTTGAAGATATCTGTAAACCAACAGTAAGTTCAACACTgatcttataaaaatacattttgaaagatattttttttttcttgtgaaGTGTCATGTATTAGGTTATTGATATATTGCTTGTTGTTTACAGGTCCAAACTGGTAATGTAAGCATTTCAAAGCCTGAGACGCAGCAGTTGAATCTGGAGACCAGACTGTTCCAACTGGACAGTGCTATTCAAATGGAATTGTGGCAGGTTTGTATCTTACTTCCTCCTTATAATTCAATTAGACATTATAGTCTATTGTAGTCTGACAACTTGATATAGGAAGCCTAAGCGTCAACAATTTATTACGATTATAATTAACaggattgatttttttaaataattaatttatcattgtTATTGAACTTTCGGCCAGGTTcattattgttcattttttttctacaggAAGCCTACAAAGCAATTGAAGACATTCATAACTTGATGAACATGTCTAAGAAGACGCCTGTAGCCAAGACCATGGCTAACTACTATGGCAAGCTGGCACTTGTGTTCTGGAAGGCAGGCCACTGTCTGTTCCATGCTGCCGCACTGTTGAAACTTTTCCAATTGTCCAGGGAGATGAAGAAGAATATCACTCAGGAGGAATTGCAAAAGTAAGTCTTAATTACTTTGGTATTTAGGAAcaagttattttagaaaaagaaaCATGGAAAACATTTACTTAGCTTGTTTTAGGTAAAAGCTCTTTTTACTGAACAAAAATACTACAATTCATCTTAAAATGAATTTCAAAGTAGTTTTCAACCAATATTCCTCCGAATTAATATCCCATATCTATCTACACAATAGTAAGATGTGGTAGGCCTCGGAGGTACAACATATCGGGGGCGCGACGCGACAGTGTGCGTTACACATCCGCATACTGTGTTAATTTACGCCTGCACAAattcatttttttctaaaatccctaaaatattttattgaatgctCGAAAACTTTGAAACAGTAGTTTAACTtgtttttaacccatgactTTTGCTCTGCTTGGGAAGtatctcctcccgaacgaggaaggAATTGGATCTGGAATACAGGCTGGCCCAATgagggttgaggactttgcatattCACAAgaaatatcttaaataatttTTGAGCGCCTAAGGTTTCGTCAAACTTGTTTGCCTTCACTATTAGACCAGGTAacgatttcatattttatttttttctctagaATGGCATGTCGCGTGCTCGTGGCGGTGTTATCCGTGCCGCTACCATCCCTGCATCCTGAGTTCGATCGCTTCGTGGAGACAGACAAGAGCCCGGTTGAGAAGGCGCAGAGATTGGCTGTGCTGCTTGGCTTAGCCCAGCCGCCTACTAGGGCTAGCTTGTTGAAGGGTAAGAGGAAGTATTAGTACTTTGAACAAAAAATTGCATACTGCACACTTCATATAAGTGTGGTATGCAATTTTTTGACTTGTGAAGAGATAGACTTTTCCAAAAGACTTTAATTTGTTAGTCATATGATTTAGGGTCATTGACACAGTCTGGTGATTGTCAGACAATTAAAAGTGTGTTACGgaaagaaatatgtatattcaagTGTTTCCTTAAGACAGTACTTGGTTGTGAATAGTTACTCTttggtattaaattatttatttttgagaactttttgtaaaatttccTCTGAAATAAATCCCATATCTATCTGCACAATAGTAAGATGTGGTAGGCCTCGGAGGTACAACATATCGGGGGCGCGACGCGACAGTGTGCGTTACACATCCGCATACTGTGTTAATTTACGCCTGCACAAGTTAAAATTTGACAAAATTTTTGCTCATTGAAAGGTTAGGGTCTTGGGCCAACTTACAGTAGGCGCTGTTTACCGCTGTTAGACGGTCAAAAGTAGCTCATTATGTCAttgtaatggagaatgttacctaattttgatttttagcactccatattctcgtttaaaaataaaaaatactggtgaaagaattacttcgatacgtcaattagttttcgatttataagtaaaacaagttgtaaccgcacaacgctagctctcggtgacggtgtgacgtcattctacacttgctcagtctggctcacacagtccgcttgaggtcgcgcgctcggtgcgttgagattattcctaaatacttttaaaaaggttcaattcaaatactaggaaattatatgttgtgcctaaatgtaatttaatattatgtaggtaagtacataagtaataataaataacttcatcttataatgaaacaatttctaagcggattgatcgcgagtttattgattttactgtggcaggaaaaatgtaaaatcgataagtatgcgattatttcggttaaaaactgtttcattataatatgcagtgatcgtaaatatctaacattattacttattacacctatgtataatatactagaagccgcccacgacttcgtccgcatggaaacccttcccgcgtgaATCCCGATCCTTCaggaactcgaggataaaaagtagtctatgtgttattctgggtcttcagctatatatcaaatttcatcgtaatcggttcagtcaaatttgcgtgagagtaacaaacatccatacatacttacatacctacatacttacatacttacaaacatacatatacaaacatacgtacatacatacatacatacgtacgtacgtacacacatacatacgtacatacatacatacatacatacatacaatgacatatgtatgtcattgtatgtattacttatgtacttatgtatgtacatatgtacattctcacaaactttcaaatttataatattaagtaggatttcggaagcaacaaatCCTCTATTTGTTtgacaaataattcgcaaccattatttcatttattttaggtacattatccgattgccctttttaaaatcctttatccattttattaatcgaatagtatttactattattataagttattttatacataagcggacgaaaacacaacaaaatactacgcaagctattacacctacaacaacgattggcgacttaatactaagcgggacgcggcccgcgcggcgcggtaatgtagtatgacgtcacagccgctcacgcggccgttagcgggactcgatatttttcgaaactttgaatgcttataaaatcaaaactatttggtatttttgactgaaacaaa
The DNA window shown above is from Anticarsia gemmatalis isolate Benzon Research Colony breed Stoneville strain chromosome 20, ilAntGemm2 primary, whole genome shotgun sequence and carries:
- the LOC142981820 gene encoding uncharacterized protein LOC142981820, with amino-acid sequence MKILVLLLLVAAAAAAGEFTDEELSNFPKLFHLDDYDRCLAKKNGVYCLGSFELTPDVQPNPTYDLLKEYSDKRHFNRTRIHRGYCVSSRCPNLLSNNASLRFERCVDEWAQARTLRASINKLHYCRTHADKHAVPPMTDAQRLFLQCVVAIVALNIIGTIYDVYMGDEPEKNKLITAFSIPANWRRLSVIHEGGDPRLTALIPVNGVRVISMAFTTFAHANVFHSCFYTLNPEYLEKQSQRLDAAFLAGGTALMQMLAALACFFTAYNLLIFSQKRDLTFNMLPLCLLKRIIRISPVHIFLVGFAATWWPHLRDGPLVSTTIGIESAACQKKFWYHVFYVNNAVDKTDYCIAPTWFLAVDFHLYILACSLTLLLWRQRCRALKLYVVLFFASCIFCGIVAYFKEFKAFIYFAIPESIRQIFRNEPSFTSFYLSSWSSIPSCFVGLILAHIQFELDEKRIKLNDYKWFRYLHHFTFPFLFIWQLSGQLARNISSPIFSAVYVAFDRPFYCILGGITLLGLVNVDGPLRKFFGWSGWTKLARVSLTVMMFHWCINMMIAARPVAYGTSFLDMTVDWIATNFITYVLAIPITIMLEIPMQKFLGLLIF